The following proteins are encoded in a genomic region of Hyla sarda isolate aHylSar1 chromosome 3, aHylSar1.hap1, whole genome shotgun sequence:
- the PTX3 gene encoding pentraxin-related protein PTX3 codes for MMLLHLLVCTIWCLSSALTIAVEVQELDNQILVTGEVTLTDCQIKDLTRWDKVMTMLENAQMRQNMLLQNFEEVKAELQTVKEDLNTVAENTSGSCSECLSSLTSDISKLLDSKCEPDTALRTNVEKSAALSLDVIERLERIENALKRWEDSAQNKAECPDKGEAASEPDVLDYLQDWISQRQIPSGCDMAILFPMRSPKIYASVHPAVMTLEAFTFCVWTKVTEALDKTIVFSYGTKRNPYEIQLYLNHQSLVLVVGGDKNKITADNVLETGKWSHLCGTWNFEDGKTSLWVNGENKATNYGLAQGHIIPDRGIFQIGQEKNGCCVGGGFDESLSFSGKITGFNLWDTVLNDEDIVKTLTDSNCSTRGTVIGWGTTEIQPHGGAQYIL; via the exons CTGGAGAAG taACTTTAACAGATTGTCAGATCAAAGACCTTACAAGATGGGATAAAGTGATGACGATGTTAGAGAACGCTCAAATGAGACAGAATATGCTGCTTCAGAATTTTGAAGAAGTTAAGGCGGAACTTCAGACAGTAAAAGAAGATCTGAACACGGTTGCAGAAAACACATCAGGCTCCTGTAGTGAGTGCCTCAGCAGCCTGACTTCAGACATCTCAAAGTTACTGGACTCCAAATGTGAGCCTGATACCGCTCTGAGAACAAATGTGGAAAAATCTGCTGCTTTAAGCCTTGACGTAATAGAAAGACTAGAGCGGATTGAAAATGCTTTAAAGAGATGGGAAGATTCTGCGCAAAATAAAGCTGAATGTCCAGATAAAGGGGAAGCAGCATCTGAGCCTGATGTACTCGACTATTTACAAGATTGGATCAGCCAACGGCAAATACCATCAG GTTGTGATATGGCAATACTATTTCCGATGAGATCACCTAAAATTTATGCAAGCGTGCACCCTGCCGTCATGACCCTGGAGGCCTTTACTTTTTGTGTGTGGACTAAAGTGACAGAAGCTCTGGACAAAACCATTGTATTCTCATATGGCACCAAGCGTAATCCTTATGAAATCCAACTGTATTTGAACCATCAGTCTCTTGTACTAGTTGTCGGTGGGGATAAGAACAAGATAACTGCTGATAATGTGTTGGAGACAGGAAAGTGGTCACACCTGTGTGGTACATGGAACTTTGAGGATGGCAAAACATCTTTATGGGTTAATGGAGAAAATAAAGCAACAAATTATGGGTTGGCCCAGGGTCATATCATCCCTGATAGAGGTATATTCCAGATTGGGCAAGAAAAGAATGGCTGTTGTGTAGGTGGAGGTTTTGATGAATCATTATCCTTCTCTGGAAAAATTACAGGCTTTAACTTGTGGGATACAGTACTCAATGATGAGGACATTGTGAAGACTCTAACAGATTCTAACTGCAGTACTCGGGGCACTGTTATAGGATGGGGTACAACAGAAATTCAACCACATGGGGGAGCTCAGTACATTCTTTAA